The Chelonoidis abingdonii isolate Lonesome George chromosome 9, CheloAbing_2.0, whole genome shotgun sequence genome has a segment encoding these proteins:
- the SOCS1 gene encoding suppressor of cytokine signaling 1, with protein MVAHSKVAADNAVAADPRCRLDPPARDHSRPRGYHGPARSNTGQAPSETHFRTFRSQADFSSITRASALLEACGFYWGPLTVSAAHEKLKSEPEGTFLIRDSRQKNCFFAISVKTATGPTSIRINFQSGRFSLDGSKESFDCLFKLLEHYISSPRKVLVTPLRKVRLRPLQELCRKSIVATFGRENLNHIPLNPVLKDYLKSFPFQI; from the coding sequence ATGGTAGCGCACAGTAAGGTGGCAGCAGATAATGCAGTTGCAGCAGATCCGAGATGTCGACTTGACCCTCCAGCACGGGATCATTCTCGGCCTAGAGGTTACCATGGCCCGGCTCGGTCCAACACTGGGCAGGCGCCGAGCGAGACACACTTTCGAACTTTCCGCTCGCAGGCGGATTTCAGTAGCATCACCAGAGCGAGTGCCCTGCTGGAGGCATGTGGCTTTTACTGGGGTCCACTGACTGTCAGTGCGGCCCATGAGAAGCTGAAATCTGAGCCTGAGGGCACCTTCCTCATCAGGGACAGCAGACAAAAAAATTGCTTCTTTGCCATCAGTGTTAAGACTGCTACTGGGCCCACCAGCATCCGAATAAACTTCCAGTCTGGGCGTTTCAGCCTGGATGGCAGCAAGGAGAGTTTCGACTGTCTCTTTAAGCTACTGGAACATTATATAAGCTCCCCGAGGAAGGTGCTGGTCACCCCACTACGCAAAGTCCGTTTACGGCCATTGCAGGAGCTCTGCCGGAAAAGCATTGTGGCAACATTTGGGAGAGAGAATTTAAACCACATCCCTCTCAATCCAGTTTTAAAGGACTACCTGAAATCCTTCCCATTTCAGATATAA